A window of Malania oleifera isolate guangnan ecotype guangnan chromosome 5, ASM2987363v1, whole genome shotgun sequence contains these coding sequences:
- the LOC131154805 gene encoding auxin-induced protein 22D-like — MIRSKRVEQFTRNSPESESYRKMETPGNYESDLNLGATELRLGLPGSDEGFEKQPSAGARGNKRASMEMAGENRSKANSSSPEVANGDRGAAPPAKAQIVGWPPVQSYRKHSFQPKKTEAEGGGMYVKVSMDGAPYLRKIDIKVYKNYRELLKAFENMFKLSIGEYSEREGYNESEYAPTYEDKDGDWMLVGDVPWEMFISSCKRLRIMRGSEARGLGCV; from the exons ATGATTAGATCCAAGAGAGTTGAACAATTCACCAGAAACTCGCCGGAATCTGAAAGTTACCGAAAAATGGAGACGCCGGGAAATTACGAGAGCGATCTCAATCTTGGGGCAACGGAGCTCAGATTAGGGTTGCCGGGGAGCGATGAAGGCTTTGAGAAACAACCATCTGCAGGTGCTAGAGGTAACAAAAGAGCTTCGATGGAGATGGCGGGTGAGAATAGGTCCAAGGCCAATTCTAGCTCTCCAGAAGTGGCAAACGGTGATCGCGGCGCAGCCCCTCCGGCCAA GGCACAGATAGTGGGGTGGCCGCCAGTTCAATCTTACCGGAAACACAGTTTCCAGCCCAAGAAAACGGAGGCGGAGGGTGGTGGGATGTATGTTAAAGTAAGCATGGATGGAGCTCCTTACCTGAGGAAGATTGATATAAAGGTTTACAAGAACTATAGGGAGCTCCTGAAGGCCTTCGAGAACATGTTCAAGTTGAGCATAGGTGAGTACTCCGAGAGGGAAGGGTACAATGAATCTGAATATGCACCTACTTATGAAGACAAAGATGGAGATTGGATGCTTGTTGGAGATGTCCCATGGGa AATGTTCATCTCTTCCTGTAAGAGGTTAAGAATCATGAGAGGATCAGAGGCTCGAGGCTTGGGCTGTGTATGA